Below is a window of Geomonas oryzisoli DNA.
GGCAGCGAGGCGACCAGCACCACCTTCAGCTCACGGTACAGCCGCAAGAGCGCTTCACCCCGCTCTCCCTCCAGCGACACCAAGTTGCTGCGCAGGATGAGCCTCGGGGTCTCCGATGCCAGCCCCCGTACCAGGAAGGGGAGTTCCGGGACCAGCTCCGGAGCGCCTCCGGTCACATCGATGCTGTCGAACCTGAAGCGGCGGGCACAGGCAATAACCTCCCCCATGACCGAGCGCGACATCATTTCGCTGCGTGCCGGGCCCGCCTCCAGGTGGCAGTGGCCGCAGGCGAGGTCGCAGGCGAGGCCGACGTTCACCTGCAGCGCCGTGGTCCGCTCCCGGGTGAGCGACAGGTCATGGCGCGCAAGACGCTCCCCGAAACTCTCCCCCTGCCTCCCCGTTGCCACGTCCATCCCCGTCTCCTAAAGCGAGAGTTTCTCGGCTATCTTGCGCATCTGCACACCGTGCACCAAAGAGGCGCCACCGCGAATCGCCGTCACCACGTGCAACGCTTCGGTCATCTCGCCCAGGTGCGACCCCTTCTCCAGGCAGGCCCTGGTGTAGGCGTCGATGCAGTAGGGGCATTGCACGGTGTGGGCGACGGCAAGGGCGATGAGCGCCTTTTCCCGTTCGGTCAGCTCCCCTTCGGCGAATACCTCGTTGTAGTAGTCGAAGAATTTCCCCGCCAGTTCCGGCGCGTCCTTGCCGATCTCGGCGAAGCTCCCCAGATCCTTGGGATCGTAGTAGGTTTCCATCTGTTCTCCTTTGCCGCAGGTGTCTCCGGCGGCGACGCCGGCGGTACTCACGCGGCGCGGGCGCCAGCATACCGGAAAGCCCACTGGGGGTAAAGAGGGAAAGCGCCGTCACGTTCATTAGTAAAAGAGGAGACGGGGACGCCGCCACCCCGTGCCGCACCGGCGACCGCGCCGCTGCCGGATCGGTGAACGCTGTCATCACCTCAGCTTCATGAAAAAGTCGCTTGAAATGGTGCAAGCTGTCATTATACTTGTGCCGAATCGACAGACAACAGCAGGGAGGAAGCATGGAGAACGAGGGGAGGAGGAAGTTTCTCGGAGTCTGCGTCGCCGGGGCCACGGCCGCCGCTGCGGTCGCCGCGGGATATCCGGTTTTCCGTTACCTGGCGCCCAAGTCCGGCCAGGGGGGCGCCGCCAAGCTGGTGATCCCGGTAGGGGAGCTCAAAGAAGGGGACGCCAAGTTTTTCGAATTCGCCGGTTCCTCGGCCGTACTGATCAAGACCAAGAGCGGTGAGTTGGTCGCCCTCTCCGCGGTCTGCACCCACCTTGGCTGCATCGTGCAGTGGGTCAAGGAGAAGCAGCAGTTTCTCTGCCCCTGTCACGGCGGCCAGTTCTCCACCGACGGCACGGTGCTGGGAGGCCCCCCGCCCCGTCCGCTCGCCAAGATCCCCCTCACCGTCACCGAAGGGAACATCACCATCGGCTAACCCCCAGGGAGGCAAACGCCCATGCT
It encodes the following:
- a CDS encoding arsenosugar biosynthesis-associated peroxidase-like protein, with protein sequence METYYDPKDLGSFAEIGKDAPELAGKFFDYYNEVFAEGELTEREKALIALAVAHTVQCPYCIDAYTRACLEKGSHLGEMTEALHVVTAIRGGASLVHGVQMRKIAEKLSL
- a CDS encoding ubiquinol-cytochrome c reductase iron-sulfur subunit; its protein translation is MENEGRRKFLGVCVAGATAAAAVAAGYPVFRYLAPKSGQGGAAKLVIPVGELKEGDAKFFEFAGSSAVLIKTKSGELVALSAVCTHLGCIVQWVKEKQQFLCPCHGGQFSTDGTVLGGPPPRPLAKIPLTVTEGNITIG